A single Streptomyces sannanensis DNA region contains:
- a CDS encoding hybrid sensor histidine kinase/response regulator, whose translation MSSRPSRGAARLAAILDALPDGLLLVNCNGTVVNANTIALEMFETPGTALVGRGLLDLLPEFDSTLIPGSMRRPEKGDKGERAKSDRMVARRTDGSEFPAGVTSANLEDGRDAYNDRLSYTGDELLMLVVRDLSGTVDTEAELARSQRQTEMILRAASEGVVGTDTEGRVVLVNPAAAQILGHRASGLGGKELHPLILHTRADGEPFPFEESPLADTLKSGRKHRVRGQVLWTKSGAKVPVDVTTAPVRDGEQLVGAVMTFTDRRPYEEQAAKHAEALERETARYDAQAAKHAEVLERETNRYDELAARHAQLIAVLGGSLRGPLEALRGELATLAADDAGQLWPEANRTLHHLAAGYARMTTLVDNVLAFQRLDSGTEELKKDKVLLDAVVAAAVDGAVELIGPGRAQFAVHAPAIEAEVDAGRLATALAHLIADVAGVDATGNAPVIALGGGYMDSTVVVAAAQRGDVARIEVRGPYAGGDPVHQPIVRGIVEAHDGVLQTHSVPGMSGNAYVLEVPLGTGAGTVTAPAVEERPAERAVPALPAQQTSDTTIGGGRRRARRASTDAFLESSLSPETSSEGRTPTGRRRAGRSDTDGVGIHERIPAQQGAGADAVPSGGGTGRRRGRPSPAEEAPAEGAVVTAAESARDTGRPALGTTVPPQGMPVEAAQSGTTGRRARQAPEQSALPALPAAPQALPAAAAQPVPSGPQGLRTTKQPPMPAPVAPESPDGRGAGAYNGAGQAGSHRGTGDGVAGHPADAASAEATQPAPVGRRARRALASAPAEAASADAAGARTAFALPPATADRVPPTAGETDASLPGRHDAVAAGRTPSLPHPQTISSTGAVPLPPAVPVGDADSTQGRAISVRTLGQGVPFGQQIAQQGSGSGGRRRKLATPPDSERRPEPSARPHPQPQPLLDPPSEGRGRAYAIGAPDEGVEGPQPLDGPGGAVEVKNRPVPQPVDDELPPEPLDNPRRLLVWPAPDPSTQQALGERGYRPVVVHSREEVDAQIAASPAALFVDPLTGPITRKALQSLREAAVAAEVPVLVTAGLGQATREAAYGADPAVLLKALAPRDSEQHPPRVLLLEEHEEIALALTATLERRGLQVARAGSDDDAVTLATQMRPNLVVMDLMLVRRRRAGIVDWLRANGRLNHTPLVVYTSAGIDQAELPRLASGETVLFLAERSTNAEVQGRIVDLLARIGTN comes from the coding sequence GTGAGCAGCAGGCCATCCCGAGGCGCTGCTCGCCTCGCAGCCATACTCGACGCACTCCCGGACGGGCTGCTGCTCGTCAACTGCAACGGCACCGTCGTCAACGCCAACACCATCGCCCTGGAGATGTTCGAGACCCCGGGCACGGCGCTCGTCGGGCGCGGGCTGCTGGACCTGCTGCCGGAGTTCGACTCGACGCTGATCCCGGGGTCCATGCGCCGTCCGGAAAAGGGCGACAAGGGCGAACGCGCCAAGTCGGACCGGATGGTCGCGCGGCGCACCGACGGCAGCGAGTTCCCGGCCGGGGTGACCAGCGCGAACCTGGAGGACGGCCGGGACGCCTACAACGACCGGCTGAGCTACACCGGCGACGAACTGCTGATGCTCGTCGTACGCGACCTGTCCGGGACCGTCGACACCGAGGCCGAACTGGCGCGTTCGCAGCGGCAGACCGAGATGATCCTGCGCGCCGCCTCGGAAGGTGTCGTCGGCACGGACACCGAGGGCCGGGTCGTCCTGGTCAATCCGGCCGCGGCGCAGATCCTCGGCCACCGGGCGAGTGGCCTGGGCGGCAAGGAACTGCACCCGCTGATCCTGCACACACGTGCCGACGGCGAACCCTTCCCGTTCGAGGAGTCGCCGCTCGCCGACACCCTCAAGTCCGGGCGCAAGCACCGGGTGCGCGGGCAGGTGCTGTGGACGAAGAGCGGCGCGAAGGTGCCCGTCGACGTGACGACGGCTCCGGTGCGCGACGGGGAGCAGCTCGTCGGCGCGGTGATGACGTTCACGGACCGGCGTCCGTACGAGGAGCAGGCCGCCAAGCACGCGGAAGCCCTGGAGCGCGAGACCGCGCGGTACGACGCACAGGCCGCCAAGCACGCCGAGGTCCTGGAGCGGGAGACCAACCGGTACGACGAGCTGGCCGCCCGGCACGCCCAGCTGATCGCGGTGCTCGGCGGCTCACTGCGCGGGCCTCTGGAGGCACTGCGTGGCGAGCTCGCCACGCTCGCGGCCGACGACGCCGGACAGCTGTGGCCGGAGGCGAACCGGACCCTGCACCATCTGGCCGCCGGATACGCCCGTATGACCACCCTCGTCGACAATGTGCTCGCCTTCCAGCGGCTCGACTCGGGCACCGAGGAGCTGAAGAAGGACAAGGTGCTGCTCGACGCGGTCGTGGCGGCCGCTGTCGACGGCGCGGTGGAACTGATCGGCCCGGGTCGCGCGCAGTTCGCGGTGCATGCGCCGGCCATCGAGGCCGAGGTGGACGCGGGACGGCTGGCCACCGCGCTCGCCCATCTGATCGCGGACGTCGCCGGAGTCGACGCCACGGGCAACGCGCCGGTCATCGCGCTCGGCGGCGGGTACATGGACTCCACGGTCGTGGTCGCGGCGGCGCAGCGCGGTGATGTCGCACGGATCGAGGTCCGCGGGCCGTACGCCGGAGGCGACCCGGTGCACCAGCCGATCGTGCGGGGCATCGTCGAGGCCCATGACGGGGTGCTCCAGACACACTCCGTGCCGGGCATGAGCGGCAACGCGTACGTCCTCGAAGTGCCGCTCGGCACGGGCGCGGGCACAGTCACGGCCCCGGCCGTGGAGGAGAGGCCGGCCGAGCGAGCCGTTCCGGCGCTGCCGGCACAGCAGACCTCCGACACGACGATCGGCGGAGGCAGGCGACGGGCCCGGCGGGCGTCCACGGACGCCTTCCTGGAGAGCTCGCTGAGCCCCGAGACGTCCTCGGAGGGCAGGACTCCGACCGGGCGCCGCAGGGCTGGCCGCAGCGACACCGACGGGGTCGGGATCCACGAGCGCATCCCGGCCCAGCAGGGCGCCGGCGCCGACGCCGTCCCGTCCGGCGGCGGTACCGGGCGGCGGCGCGGGCGGCCCAGCCCCGCCGAGGAGGCACCCGCGGAGGGTGCCGTCGTGACCGCCGCGGAGAGCGCGCGCGACACGGGCCGGCCGGCGCTCGGCACGACGGTGCCGCCGCAGGGCATGCCCGTGGAGGCCGCGCAGTCCGGGACGACGGGACGACGGGCCCGGCAGGCCCCCGAGCAGTCGGCGCTGCCCGCGCTGCCCGCCGCCCCACAGGCGCTTCCGGCTGCCGCAGCGCAGCCCGTGCCGAGCGGGCCGCAGGGCCTGCGCACCACGAAACAGCCGCCGATGCCGGCACCGGTCGCGCCGGAGTCTCCCGACGGCCGCGGCGCGGGCGCGTACAACGGCGCCGGACAGGCAGGCTCGCACCGCGGGACCGGTGACGGCGTCGCCGGACACCCCGCCGACGCGGCCTCGGCGGAGGCCACCCAGCCCGCGCCGGTCGGACGGCGGGCCAGGCGGGCGCTGGCGTCCGCGCCCGCGGAGGCCGCATCGGCCGACGCCGCGGGTGCGCGGACCGCGTTCGCGCTGCCGCCCGCCACGGCCGACCGGGTGCCGCCCACGGCCGGTGAGACAGATGCCTCGCTGCCGGGCCGCCACGACGCCGTGGCGGCCGGCCGGACGCCGTCGCTGCCGCATCCGCAGACCATCAGCAGTACCGGCGCCGTTCCCCTGCCTCCGGCCGTGCCGGTCGGCGATGCCGACTCGACCCAGGGGCGGGCGATCAGCGTCCGTACCCTCGGCCAGGGCGTGCCGTTCGGACAGCAGATCGCCCAGCAGGGCTCCGGCTCCGGAGGAAGGCGCCGCAAGCTCGCCACGCCCCCGGACAGCGAGCGCCGGCCGGAACCGTCCGCCCGCCCCCACCCGCAGCCACAGCCGCTGCTCGATCCGCCCTCCGAGGGCAGGGGACGGGCCTACGCCATAGGGGCGCCCGACGAGGGTGTGGAGGGACCCCAGCCGCTGGACGGGCCGGGCGGCGCGGTGGAGGTCAAGAACCGTCCCGTCCCCCAGCCGGTGGACGACGAACTGCCGCCCGAGCCGCTCGACAACCCGCGCAGGCTGCTGGTGTGGCCCGCACCCGACCCCTCGACCCAGCAGGCACTGGGCGAACGGGGCTACCGTCCCGTCGTCGTGCACTCGCGCGAGGAGGTGGACGCGCAGATCGCCGCGTCCCCGGCGGCCCTGTTCGTGGACCCGCTGACCGGGCCGATCACCCGTAAGGCGCTCCAGTCGCTGCGCGAGGCCGCGGTGGCCGCCGAGGTGCCCGTGCTGGTGACCGCGGGGCTCGGCCAGGCCACCCGGGAGGCGGCGTACGGCGCCGACCCGGCCGTACTGCTGAAGGCACTGGCCCCGCGCGACAGCGAGCAGCATCCGCCGCGCGTGCTGCTGCTCGAGGAACACGAGGAGATCGCGCTGGCGCTGACCGCGACGCTGGAGCGGCGCGGCTTGCAGGTCGCCCGCGCCGGATCGGACGACGACGCGGTAACGCTCGCGACACAAATGCGGCCGAATCTGGTGGTGATGGACCTGATGCTGGTACGCCGCCGCCGGGCCGGAATCGTCGACTGGCTGCGCGCCAACGGCCGGCTGAACCACACCCCGTTGGTCGTCTACACCTCGGCCGGCATCGACCAGGCGGAGCTGCCACGGCTGGCCTCGGGCGAGACGGTCCTGTTCCTGGCGGAACGCTCGACGAACGCCGAGGTACAGGGCCGCATCGTGGACCTGCTGGCAAGGAT